The window TACATTCATCATGATCTATTTTTTTATTTTTCTAATCCCCAAAGTGTGTAATTTCTCTACACTTCATCTCCATTTATTGAAAAGAGAATCTCTGAGTATTACTTAAAATTGGTACGAAATTTTCTTTGGTTGTATTGATATTTTATTTCTGAGGGTATTTATTCAATCCAATACATACCCAACTGTAAAAAGACAACAAAAGATTTATTTATGCAATTGATTCTTGTGCTTATCGGTGCATTCATCGTATTTATTTTAAGTACTCTGACTGGAGGAGGGGCAAGTTTACTCTTAATGCCTCTTGTTGCTGTGGTTGTGGGTATAAAAGCCGTCGCTCCAGTCATGGCAGTCAGTATTGGAATGAGCAGCACTTCTAAAGTATTGCTTTTTTGGAAATATATTGATTGGAAGCTATTTGCGTGGCTTTTCCCATCGACAATAGTTGGCTCAATCTTAGGAGCCAGCCTATTTGCTAGCATGTCGAGTGATTATTTACAGCTATTGATAGGACTCTTACTTGTATCTACAATATTTCAATTCAAACAAAAAAAGAAACCAAGATTTAAAGTTAAAGCTTGGCATTTCGCTCCGATGGGCTTAGTCGTAGCATTCCTTTCAGGACTTATAGGAGGGGTTGGGCCTTTGATGAACTCAGCTTATCTCAATTATGGAATCAGCAAAGAGTCATTATTGGGAACAAGGTCTGCAAACGCTATTTTACTCCACAGTACAAAAATCCTCAGTTATGCTTACTATGGCTATATGACAGGTGAGGTTCTCAAATATGGGATTTTGATCGGAGTGACCTCTATGGTTGCTGTGTATTTTGGAAAGCTTATTCTAGCAAAGATCTCAGATAATTTCTTCCGACAAATAGTCGTAGCGAGCATGGTCCTCAGTGGTGTACTGATGCTTTGGAAAAATTGGGGAACTGTCGAAGGACTTATTTAAATCATTCAAAAATTCATTAAATCAAATTATATGAAATTATCAATTTCAAAAAATGTCCATTTAGTCGAACCAGGAGATTTTGAACCTACCGATCATTGGTATCCTCGGGTTTTGAATTCTAATATTCATCCCCTAGTGTCCTATTTTCTCAATCTTTCTCATAAGCAGATTGCAGAAAGATATAATAGGCTTCATCCACAAAGTGATCTTGAAGCTTTGATGAAAATCATGTCTTATCAACCACAATATTTCCGCTGGGCGGGAACAGACTTGATGCATGTCACTAACAATGAGGGTAACAGAAAACTAACAGTAATCGAAACAAATAGCTGTCCTTCTGGGCAAAAATCAATGCCTCTTCTAGATCTTAATGTAGAGCAAGGAGGTTATAAAAGACTGATAGAAAAGACCTTCAAGCCCATGGTAAAAGCTCATGACATGGAAGGTGCTCTCGCAGTTATATATGATAAAAATCCAATGGAAAATATTGGTTATGCCGCTACAGTGGCTGATGTTTTTGGTGAAAACGTCTTTTTAGCCAAATTTGAAAAATTAGACAATGATCCTCCTGTTAAATTCGAAAATGGCGTGATGTTTATCAGAAATGAAAAGGACGAATGGGTAAAAATAAGAGCTGCATTTAGGTATGTTACTCAAGAACCTTGGGCCAGACTGCCAAAAACTACTAAAACCTTACTTTTGAACCCCATTGAGGCTTGTCTTTCGGGAGGCCGAAACAAAGAAGTTGCAAGTGCTGCCTACGATTCTTTCAATGAGGAGTTCGCTGAGAATGGAATTTCAATTTTTACTCCTAAAACTTTCAGAAAAGTGAAATATAGTGAATTACAAGGTCATCTTGATAGACTTGGAGGCAGTATGGTCATCAAAGTACCAGACTCCAATGCTGGTCAAGGTGTATACACGGTGGTCAATCAAAAAGAGCTTGACCATGCAATGTCGGAGATCGATCCAAAAGATCAATATTTGGTTCAAGAACTGATTCATAGTAATTTCAGCGCTAATCTTGACCCAAGCAAAGCATGGTATCATGTGGGTACTATTCCTGATTCTAAAGGCAGAAGTTTTGCATTTGACTTGAGATTGATGATGCATGCCACGGAGGAAGGAATTAGACCACTTGCTGTTTATAGCAGAAGGTCGCGGTTTCCACTCAACGAAGAGCTCCCTGAAGAAATGAATTCATGGGAGGTTTATGGGACAAATCTTTCGATAAAAGGAGAAGATGGATGGACTTATGCAGATGAAAGACTGATGCTTTTTGACATTAGAAATTTCGGACTGCTCGGAGTAGGAATTGATGAATTAATCAAAGGATTTGTACAAAGTGCAATGGCTGTGTACGCCATTGATCAAAATGCCATAAAAATCTATGGTGAAAGCTTAATTAAAGACTATTTTACTACCCAAAACCTATAATCATGAATAATAAAATATTAATTGTTGAAGACGATGCGGTTTTTTGTAGGCTGCTGACAAGGTTTCTCTCCAGAAATAATTTTGAAGTTATGGATGCTCAAAATGGTCGAGATGCTTTGGAGCTTATGAAATTGAACACCTTCAAATTAGCCATATTAGATTATCGCCTGCCAGATATGAATGGCATAGATATTCTTAAAAAATTAAAAGAATCAAACTCTGATGCAAAATCTATAATGATCACCCGCTACGGAGATAAAGATATAGCTGCAAAAGCCATCAACGAAGGAGCTGATGCATTTGTGTCCAAACCTATCAACCCAGATGAATTACTTGAAG is drawn from Belliella baltica DSM 15883 and contains these coding sequences:
- a CDS encoding sulfite exporter TauE/SafE family protein, whose translation is MQLILVLIGAFIVFILSTLTGGGASLLLMPLVAVVVGIKAVAPVMAVSIGMSSTSKVLLFWKYIDWKLFAWLFPSTIVGSILGASLFASMSSDYLQLLIGLLLVSTIFQFKQKKKPRFKVKAWHFAPMGLVVAFLSGLIGGVGPLMNSAYLNYGISKESLLGTRSANAILLHSTKILSYAYYGYMTGEVLKYGILIGVTSMVAVYFGKLILAKISDNFFRQIVVASMVLSGVLMLWKNWGTVEGLI
- a CDS encoding response regulator; this encodes MNNKILIVEDDAVFCRLLTRFLSRNNFEVMDAQNGRDALELMKLNTFKLAILDYRLPDMNGIDILKKLKESNSDAKSIMITRYGDKDIAAKAINEGADAFVSKPINPDELLEVIKGLRI